A genomic region of Colletotrichum destructivum chromosome 1, complete sequence contains the following coding sequences:
- a CDS encoding Putative peptidase S10, serine carboxypeptidase, alpha/Beta hydrolase, which yields MKSLTFLFAWATAVSATSFRQDGRGLRLDHSFDEDSFAAAAASPHKARPGHEKHRFLNDKTSKFSVNGTNIPSVAFDAGESYAGLLPVDTSQSANETQELYFWFFPEETPSEDKNIVIWLTGGPGCSSIGELLQENGPISWKPGTYGPVRNPWSWHRLANVVWVDQPVGTGFSRGPVTATDQRDVARQFLGFWRRFVDTFDLRGYNVHVAGSSYSGLFTPYISAAMLDARDADADDAGYFGVKGMMVLDPVLSQGVLGQDFGVARVIDYWGPAFVLNDTVRAAIAEIDDRCGYAAYVDRYLTFPPSGPQPAKIPGAFRWGDYVPECDSFTAFAEAAKDANPCFSIYNVLRTCPLPFDPVAFSEGTGYHPTDGPVYFDRADVKTAINAPADAEWRFCSKDPVFVDDLDRSQDPGPGSLPVIPGSLPVIPGIVERTGNVIIGHGLRDLIMQSTGTLLAIQNMTWAGAHGFQRRPETKLRIPYHGKADMGTLAGAGELGVWHEERGLMYFETPMAGHFLGRDAPSISFRALEILLGKVEDFGSRAPFSTEAKGLGIISEEL from the exons ATGAAGAGCCTCACGTTCCTGTTCGCATGGGCcacggccgtctcggcgacctcgttccgacaagacgggcgaggccTACGCCTGGACCACAgcttcgacgaggacagcttcgcggcggcagcagcatctcCGCATAAGGCCCGGCCGGGACACGAGAAGCACAGGTTCCTGAACGACAAGACTTCGA AATTCTCGGTCAACGGTACCAACATCCCAAGCGTCGCCTTTGATGCCGGCGAATCCTACGCCGGACTCCTCCCGGTCGACACCTCCCAGAGCGCCAACGAGACGCAGGAGCTGTACTTTTGGTTCTTCCCCGAAGAAACGCCTTCCGAGGACAAGAACATTGTCATCTGGCTGACGGGGGGC CCCGGCTGCTCCTCCATCGGCGAACTCCTCCAGGAGAACGGCCCCATATCGTGGAAGCCCGGCACCTACGGCCCTGTCCGGAACCCGTGGAGCTGGCACCGCCTCGCCAACGTCGTCTGGGTCGACCAGCCCGTTGGCACGGGCTTCTCCCGCGGGCCCGTCACGGCGACGGACCAGCGCGACGTCGCGCGGCAGTTCCTCGGCTTCTGGAGGCGCTTCGTCGACACCTTCGACCTGCGCGGCTACAACGTCCACGTCGCGGGCTCGTCCTACAGCGGCCTGTTCACGCCCTacatctcggccgccatgCTGGACGCCCgggacgcggacgcggacgacgccggctacttcggcgtcaagggcatGATGGTCCTGGACCCGGTCCTCTCCCAGGGCGTGCTCGGCCAGGATTTTGGCGTCGCCAGGGTCATCGACTACTGGGGTCCCGCCTTCGTCCTGAACGACaccgtccgcgccgccatcgccgagatcgacgaccGCTGCGGGTACGCGGCCTACGTCGACCGGTACCTCacctttcccccctccggCCCGCAGCCGGCCAAGATCCCGGGCGCCTTCCGATGGGGCGACTACGTCCCGGAGTGCGACTCCTTTACGGCCTTTGcggaggccgccaaggacgcGAACCCGTGCTTCAGCATCTACAACGTCCTCCGGACGTGCCCCTTGCCCTTCGACCCTGTCGCCTTCAGCGAGGGCACGGGGTACCACCCGACCGACGGCCCCGTGTACTTTGACCGCGCGGACGTCAAGACCGCCATCAACGCCCCCGCGGACGCCGAGTGGCGCTTCTGCAGCAAGGACCCCGTCTTCgtggacgacctcgaccgctcGCAGGACCCCGGCCCGGGCAGCCTCCCGGTGATCCCGGGCAGCCTCCCGGTGATCCCGGGCATCGTCGAGCGGACCGGGAACGTCATCATCGGGCACGGCCTGCGGGACCTCATCATGCAGTCCACGGGGACGCTGTTGGCCATCCAGAACATGACCTGGGCCGGCGCGCACGGCTTCCAGAGGCGGCCCGAGACGAAGCTGCGCATCCCTTACCACGGCAAGGCGGACATGGGGACGCTGGCGGGCGCCGGAGAGCTGGGAGTATGGCACGAGGAGCGCGGGCTCATGTACTTCGAGACG